A single region of the Triticum dicoccoides isolate Atlit2015 ecotype Zavitan chromosome 2B, WEW_v2.0, whole genome shotgun sequence genome encodes:
- the LOC119367821 gene encoding uncharacterized protein LOC119367821, translating into MSELMYMPTDLLWFLSYQIVAAAVTPVSRERAALRRLLLRRDAFPALTLWSSAGSVSLEGVCGLDRLLGVRPLRPSSSSCSEALMREWEPGVVPAPPQPASRDSAMRSGGANDARNNTAGIAFRGMASLAFCPRRCFSHQGHLCQYGFPA; encoded by the exons ATGTCTGAACTAATGTACATGCCTACCGATTTGTTGTGGTTCCTGTCCTATCAAATCGTGGCGGCGGCGGTCACTCCGGTGAGCCGGGAGCGCGCTGCTCTTCGGCGCCTGCTTCTTCGACGGGACGCGTTTCCTGCACTGACTCTTTGGTCTTCCGCTGGATCGGTTTCTTTGGAGGGAGTCTGCGGGCTGGATCGGCTGTTGGGTGTGCGTCCCCtgcgtccttcttcatcttcctgctCGGAG GCGCTGATGCGGGAGTGGGAGCCCGGTGTGGTGCCCGCGCCGCCGCAGCCGGCGAGCAGAGACAGTGCCATGAGAAGCGGCGGCGCCAACGACGCAAGAAACAACACCGCCGGAATTGCCTTCCGCGGCATGGCTTCCCTCGCCTTCTGTCCCCGCCGATGCTTTTCGCATCAGGGGCATCTCTGCCAGTACGGCTTCCCTGCTTAG